One Meles meles chromosome 11, mMelMel3.1 paternal haplotype, whole genome shotgun sequence DNA segment encodes these proteins:
- the RNF208 gene encoding RING finger protein 208, producing MPVDPGPEVGSGWPGLLMSCLKGPHVILKMEAMKIVHPEKFPELQAAAPCFTPAPRPTPALAPKRAWPSDTEIIVNQACGGDMPALDGAPRTPPLPRRPRKGSVELGFPRVAPADEVIVNQYVIRPGPASSGPPASAAPAPGEPLECPTCGHTYNVTQRRPRVLSCLHSVCELCLQILYESCPKYKFISCPTCRRETVLFTDYGLAALAVNTSILSRLPPEALTAPSGGQWGGEPEGSCYQTFRQYCGAACTCHVRNPLSACSIM from the coding sequence ATGCCGGTTGACCCTGGGCCCGAGGTGGGCAGTGGCTGGCCAGGCCTCCTCATGTCCTGCCTGAAGGGTCCCCATGTCATCCTCAAGATGGAGGCCATGAAGATTGTTCACCCCGAGAAGTTCCCCGAGCTGCAGGCGGCCGCCCCTTGCTTCACACCTGCACCGCGGCCCACCCCCGCTCTGGCTCCCAAACGGGCCTGGCCCTCAGACACAGAGATCATCGTCAACCAGGCCTGTGGGGGGGACATGCCTGCCTTGGATGGGGCACCCCGCACCCCTCCCTTGCCACGACGGCCCCGCAAGGGCAGTGTGGAGTTGGGCTTCCCCCGCGTGGCGCCTGCGGACGAGGTCATCGTGAATCAATACGTGATACGGCCTGGGCCTGCCTCCTCGGGGCCCCCCGCCTCGGCGGCGCCAGCTCCGGGGGAGCCCCTGGAGTGCCCCACGTGCGGGCACACGTACAACGTCACCCAGCGGCGGCCCCGCGTGCTGTCCTGCCTGCACTCCGTGTGCGAGCTGTGCCTGCAGATCCTCTACGAGTCCTGCCCCAAGTACAAGTTCATCTCCTGCCCCACCTGCCGCCGCGAGACTGTGCTCTTCACGGACTACGGCCTGGCCGCGCTCGCCGTCAACACGTCCATCCTGAGCCGCCTGCCACCCGAGGCCCTGACCGCCCCGTCTGGGGGCCAGTGGGGGGGTGAGCCAGAGGGCAGCTGCTACCAGACCTTCCGGCAGTACTGTGGGGCCGCGTGCACCTGCCACGTGCGGAACCCACTGTCCGCCTGCTCCATCATGTAG
- the LOC123953073 gene encoding ring finger protein-like gives MRHLTVPPSRVPGSCWPFPTSPNATAALRSVPDPARVQRATLTFTAPTTLAATLGTPPTAPDSCPRAHTHGPCDLGSGLSSQPSASLGPESLAPPCRVLADEQLDGRFLGAPQGAGALDNEPLLGARATACPWAGQAKEGDAEEQAGEWGEEECPICTEPYGPGEHRLALLNCGHGLCVGCLHHLLGTAPSASLGQACCPLCRQKTPMLEWEIWRLQEELLQADGPQGPPPPTPPAPPPPRGPGPWACLEHHYQPRFLAGPVGGQGCLPFLPCPPCLGARLWALRERGPCPRRLALLGLLALELLGLLLVFTPLMLLGLLFMLLDRSGR, from the exons ATGCGGCACCTCACCGTGCCCCCATCCAGGGTTCCGGGCTCCTGCTGGCCTTTTCCCACTAGCCCCAAC GCTACGGCTGCTTTGAGGTCAGTGCCAGACCCTGCCCGTGTCCAGAGGGCCACACTGACCTTCACAGCCCCAACCACCCTGGCTGCCACCCTGGGGACCCCACCCACCGCTCCggactcctgccccagggcccacaCTCATGGCCCCTGTGACCTCGGCTCTGGACTCAGCAGTCAGCCTTCAGCCTCTCTGGGCCCTGAAAGCCTAGCCCCCCCATGCCGAGTGTTGGCAGACGAACAGTTGGACGGCAGGTTCTTAGGAGCCCCCCAGGGTGCTGGGGCTCTAGACAACGAGCCCCTGCTGGGGGCCAGAGCCACAGCCTGCCCCTGGGCCGGCCAGGCCAAGGAGGGGGACGCGGAGGAGCAGGCtggagagtggggggaggaggagtgcCCCATCTGCACAGAGCCCTATGGGCCCGGAGAGCACCGCCTGGCCCTGCTGAACTGTGGCCACGGCCTGTGCGTGGGCTGCCTGCACCACTTGCTGGGCACAGCCCCCAGCGCCAGCCTGGGCCAGGCATGCTGCCCGCTGTGTCGCCAGAAGACGCCCATGCTGGAGTGGGAGATCTGGCGGCTGCAGGAGGAGCTGTTGCAGGCAGACGGGCCCCAGGGCCCCCCGCCCCCTACGCCCCCcgctcctcccccgccccggggccctgggccctgggcctgcCTAGAGCACCACTACCAGCCACGCTTCCTGGCAGGGCCTGTGGGTGGCCAGGGCTGCCTGCCCTTCCTACCCTGCCCACCCTGCCTGGGTGCACGGCTTTGGGCCTTGCGGGAACGAGGGCCTTGCCCCCGCCGCCTTGCTCTGTTGGGCCTGCTGGCCCTGGAGCTGCTGGGCCTGTTGCTTGTCTTCACGCCGCTCATGCTGCTGGGGCTGCTCTTCATGCTCCTGGACCGCTCCGGCCGCTGA
- the CYSRT1 gene encoding cysteine-rich tail protein 1, translating into MDPHEMVVKNPYAQVSIPRAHLRPDLGQQLEAASSPWGLQPLPAGPCPSEPARLLQPTEEALGSKGGKGAKGTGQIQGHQAWPQPSNPYSSGQRPAGLTYAGRPPVGRGDDIAHHCCCCPCCSCCHCPRFCRCHSCCVVS; encoded by the coding sequence ATGGACCCGCACGAGATGGTCGTCAAGAACCCGTACGCCCAGGTCAGCATCCCCCGGGCTCACCTGCGGCCTGACCTGGGGCAGCAGCTGGAAGCGGCTTCCTCTCCCTGGGGGTTGCAGCCCCTGCCTGCGGGGCCCTGTCCCTCGGAGCCCGCCCGGCTCCTGCAGCCCACCGAGGAGGCCCTAGGGAGCAAAGGCGGCAAGGGGGCCAAGGGGACTGGCCAGATCCAGGGCCACCAGGCCTGGCCACAGCCCAGCAACCCCTACAGTAGCGGGCAGCGTCCGGCAGGACTGACCTACGCCGGGCGGCCACCCGTCGGGCGCGGCGACGACATCGCccaccactgctgctgctgcccctgctgctcctgctgccacTGCCCTCGCTTCTGCCGCTGCCACAGCTGCTGCGTCGTTTCCTAG